From the genome of Pelagicoccus sp. SDUM812003, one region includes:
- a CDS encoding aldehyde dehydrogenase family protein has protein sequence MNTLEAMHLSEASQAFLDSELGSFVNNEWVRPDAESVSVIQDPCTTEVIARVAKGNQSTLNEAVEAAHLAFNDWSRLPAVERAVYLHRLADALERNFDTIAEIESLDVGKAIVNTKGFDIPFGVDCIRYFADLATALPADTPLAIKNMEAKIHRVPYGVCGFVFPWNFPYNLLLWGIIPALAAGNTVVIKPAELTPLSTLFVAKLAQEAGFPKGVINVVTGSGSVIGSALCSHPKVKRMSFTGSSEVGKQIGEACGRALIPCKLELGGKGAAIVFEDADLDLAAEQLSAAITFNTGQVCCTATRWIVQESVADTFTEKVVAKLKAVKIGHGLAADTGMGPMASEKQLNTVIDYLETGKAQGAKAILDGERLQPSGCEKGYFMSPSLLSGDSSNICFKEEIFGPSAYLTTFKDEEEALAQVHSIDYGLANSVFSEDLDKARRVADRMICGNNWINAHNVFAYGLPYGGVNLSGLGGGVNSPETYYDYLRPQTVARPL, from the coding sequence ATGAATACATTAGAAGCAATGCATCTATCGGAAGCGTCGCAAGCGTTTCTAGATAGCGAACTCGGATCCTTTGTGAACAATGAATGGGTCCGACCTGATGCCGAGAGTGTAAGTGTGATCCAAGATCCCTGCACGACCGAAGTCATCGCTCGCGTGGCGAAAGGAAATCAGAGTACGCTGAACGAAGCGGTCGAGGCCGCCCACTTGGCATTCAACGACTGGAGCCGCCTGCCTGCGGTGGAGCGAGCGGTTTACCTGCATCGGCTGGCCGATGCCCTGGAAAGAAACTTCGATACGATCGCCGAGATCGAGTCGCTTGATGTCGGTAAGGCGATCGTGAATACAAAGGGGTTCGATATCCCCTTTGGCGTGGATTGTATTCGCTATTTCGCCGATTTGGCAACGGCTTTGCCAGCCGATACGCCATTGGCGATCAAGAACATGGAGGCTAAGATTCATCGAGTGCCCTATGGGGTATGCGGTTTTGTCTTTCCCTGGAATTTCCCCTACAACCTTTTGCTCTGGGGAATCATTCCTGCCCTGGCAGCCGGCAACACGGTGGTGATCAAGCCGGCGGAACTCACGCCGCTTAGTACGCTTTTCGTGGCCAAGCTCGCCCAGGAAGCCGGATTCCCCAAGGGTGTCATCAACGTGGTGACCGGCAGTGGCAGCGTGATTGGCAGCGCCTTGTGCAGTCATCCGAAGGTGAAGCGCATGTCGTTCACCGGCTCGAGCGAAGTCGGCAAGCAGATTGGCGAAGCCTGTGGACGGGCCTTGATCCCTTGTAAGCTCGAGCTAGGTGGAAAGGGCGCGGCGATCGTTTTCGAGGACGCGGATTTGGATTTGGCGGCGGAGCAGTTGTCTGCGGCGATTACCTTCAATACGGGGCAGGTGTGCTGCACGGCGACGCGCTGGATCGTGCAGGAGTCGGTGGCGGATACTTTTACGGAAAAGGTCGTGGCCAAGCTGAAGGCGGTCAAGATCGGCCATGGTTTGGCGGCCGATACTGGGATGGGTCCGATGGCGAGCGAGAAACAGCTCAATACGGTGATCGACTATCTGGAAACAGGAAAAGCGCAGGGAGCGAAAGCGATTCTCGATGGAGAACGTCTCCAGCCAAGCGGCTGCGAAAAGGGGTATTTCATGAGCCCGTCATTGCTGAGTGGGGACAGCTCGAACATCTGTTTCAAGGAAGAGATCTTTGGCCCCAGCGCCTACCTGACCACTTTCAAGGACGAGGAAGAGGCGCTGGCTCAGGTGCACTCGATCGATTACGGTTTGGCGAATAGCGTATTTTCCGAGGATTTGGACAAGGCGCGACGGGTCGCGGACCGAATGATTTGCGGAAACAATTGGATCAATGCCCACAATGTGTTTGCCTATGGCCTGCCCTACGGTGGGGTGAATCTCAGTGGCCTCGGCGGCGGCGTAAATAGCCCGGAAACCTATTACGACTACTTGAGGCCGCAAACGGTTGCCCGTCCACTGTGA
- a CDS encoding fucose isomerase: protein MKNIGLAALPEKGILDKVVAELVGPLSKPKPARIAIVACGTRIHFPWDKACARYDQAHRVFSKAVGALPIEVIRAPEPYEDPEALCDYLDSELKSGLAGIVFFHAAYTAGEIGSCLGRWLIDRHVPLLSWAWPEQGTGGSNEANSLTCQNFLLQMWKQMGVPYAWIHEEIDEAANEVLAQFSRAAYARQGFRSAKLLHAGGSRVTGFYDGEVDELEVMKNLGCRFDRVDLETVYQHAKARFKDAEVLRLKKALESHPACSKVDLPEEQILKTYRLGLGILDLARKHGYVGATVKSWPDLFDCYGCAIDGAVSMMNDYGFCVAEEGEMNGLLSSLSLWLLSNGSAIPTMMDLSLWKQKEDRLGIWHCGASPTRLMKPGTQFAATRHSILENGDPDTAVGLMLEFLLRNGPITVMRYLAPDAAKWFAFEGEFVDTELDYRGSYGLMKATGEASLGQIMGTIFDAGLDHHWSVGYGHWLDELRMLNHFCGLSEISLRQGVANHGLSR, encoded by the coding sequence ATGAAAAACATTGGTTTGGCGGCGTTGCCGGAAAAAGGAATTTTGGATAAAGTGGTGGCGGAGTTGGTGGGGCCTTTGTCGAAGCCAAAACCAGCCCGGATTGCGATCGTAGCCTGCGGGACACGTATTCACTTTCCTTGGGACAAGGCCTGCGCTCGCTATGATCAGGCGCATCGAGTCTTCAGCAAGGCGGTGGGCGCTTTGCCGATCGAGGTGATACGAGCACCTGAACCTTACGAGGATCCGGAGGCGCTCTGCGACTACCTCGACTCGGAGTTGAAGAGCGGATTGGCGGGCATCGTGTTTTTTCATGCGGCCTACACAGCGGGGGAAATCGGATCTTGCCTCGGGCGCTGGTTGATCGACCGGCATGTTCCCTTGCTATCCTGGGCCTGGCCGGAGCAGGGCACGGGCGGGAGCAACGAAGCCAATAGCCTGACCTGCCAAAACTTTCTCTTGCAGATGTGGAAGCAGATGGGCGTGCCTTACGCGTGGATACATGAGGAAATCGACGAGGCCGCTAACGAAGTGTTGGCTCAGTTTTCTCGGGCGGCGTATGCTCGGCAAGGATTTCGGTCGGCCAAGCTTTTGCATGCTGGCGGCTCGCGAGTGACTGGTTTTTACGATGGGGAAGTCGACGAGCTGGAGGTGATGAAGAACCTCGGGTGCCGTTTCGATCGGGTTGATCTCGAAACCGTATACCAACATGCCAAGGCTCGATTCAAGGACGCAGAGGTATTGCGATTGAAGAAGGCATTGGAGTCGCACCCTGCCTGCTCCAAGGTAGACCTGCCGGAGGAGCAGATCCTGAAGACCTATCGCCTGGGATTGGGGATTCTGGATCTGGCTCGAAAGCATGGCTATGTCGGGGCCACGGTGAAGAGTTGGCCGGACCTATTTGACTGTTACGGTTGCGCGATTGACGGGGCCGTATCCATGATGAATGACTACGGTTTCTGCGTGGCGGAAGAGGGCGAGATGAATGGCCTGCTCTCTTCCCTGTCGCTTTGGCTGCTGTCCAACGGGTCCGCGATTCCCACGATGATGGATCTCTCCCTATGGAAGCAAAAGGAGGACCGTTTGGGAATTTGGCACTGCGGGGCTTCGCCGACTCGGTTGATGAAGCCCGGTACCCAGTTTGCTGCGACAAGGCATTCCATACTGGAGAATGGCGACCCTGATACGGCGGTCGGACTGATGCTGGAGTTCCTTCTGCGCAATGGCCCGATCACGGTAATGCGCTATCTGGCGCCCGACGCGGCCAAGTGGTTTGCCTTCGAAGGAGAGTTTGTCGATACGGAACTCGACTATCGCGGCAGCTATGGGCTGATGAAAGCGACCGGCGAAGCCAGCTTGGGACAGATCATGGGGACGATCTTCGATGCCGGATTGGACCACCACTGGAGCGTTGGCTACGGGCACTGGCTGGACGAGCTGCGCATGCTCAATCACTTTTGCGGCTTGTCGGAAATCTCGCTGCGTCAAGGCGTGGCCAACCACGGCCTGAGCCGTTAG
- a CDS encoding DUF5060 domain-containing protein, with protein sequence MKRPTIIRIAIAVILAHLAIVTSARAETVKRWHTLELSFTGPQSSETAELNPFTDYRLQVEFVHAQSRYIIRGFYAADGNAAETGAVSGNQWKVRFTPDQPGEWRYKASLCLSPMIAIDPSRQAGKQVPLSHAEGSFQVLPRDVEGRDFRSLGRLSARNGYFYFAASDRYWIKGGAGSPENLLGYQDFDGTYRYVAEARDGEASADEKLHVFAPHLQDWQEGDPTWRDGKGKGLIGGINYLASKGVNSIYFLTMNIDGDGKDVWPYLDHHTRDRFDCSKLDQWEIAFRHLQEKGILLHVVTQETENELLLDDGETGPLRKLYYSELIARFGHHLALVWNLGEENGPVHWSPRGQSADQQKAMADFIDRADPYQHPIVLHTHSTAHEKYELLTPLLGHRSYDGMSFQIDRREQAHSEIIKWKNLADSSDHPWLITFDEQGKWHRGVLPDTDDPDHDTIRRYALWGSLMGGAAGIEWYFGAHYAHNDLSLEDWRSRDRIWDLTRFATVFFHEYLPFSEMASHDELTPRTDDYCFAKPGEIYAIYSPDSITTELELGSDAQRFSIRWYDPLQGGGLQEGSVLSVSGLGLHDLGEAPKTANQDWVILVRRD encoded by the coding sequence ATGAAGCGCCCCACAATTATCCGAATCGCCATCGCCGTCATCCTCGCTCATCTCGCGATTGTCACCTCGGCTCGCGCCGAAACCGTCAAGCGCTGGCACACTTTGGAACTGTCATTCACCGGTCCGCAAAGCTCCGAAACAGCGGAACTCAATCCTTTTACCGACTACCGTCTGCAGGTCGAATTCGTCCACGCCCAGTCTCGCTACATCATTCGAGGCTTCTACGCCGCCGATGGCAACGCGGCGGAAACCGGGGCAGTTTCGGGCAATCAGTGGAAAGTCCGCTTCACTCCGGACCAGCCCGGCGAGTGGCGCTACAAGGCCAGCCTGTGCCTCAGTCCCATGATCGCCATCGACCCCTCCCGTCAAGCGGGCAAACAAGTCCCTCTGTCCCACGCGGAGGGTAGTTTCCAAGTGCTTCCTCGCGACGTCGAAGGTAGAGACTTCCGTTCGCTGGGACGTTTGTCAGCGCGAAACGGATACTTCTATTTCGCCGCCTCCGATCGATACTGGATCAAAGGCGGCGCCGGCAGTCCCGAGAACCTGCTGGGCTACCAGGATTTCGACGGCACCTACCGCTACGTGGCGGAAGCCCGCGATGGCGAAGCGTCCGCCGACGAAAAACTGCACGTATTCGCCCCTCACCTACAGGACTGGCAAGAGGGGGATCCCACTTGGCGCGACGGCAAAGGCAAGGGACTGATCGGCGGCATCAACTACCTTGCGAGCAAGGGGGTCAACTCGATCTATTTCCTCACCATGAACATCGATGGCGACGGCAAGGACGTCTGGCCCTACCTAGACCACCACACCCGGGACCGCTTCGACTGCAGCAAGCTCGACCAATGGGAAATCGCATTTCGCCACCTGCAGGAGAAAGGCATCCTTTTGCACGTAGTCACGCAGGAGACGGAAAACGAACTCCTGCTCGACGACGGCGAGACCGGCCCTCTGCGCAAGCTCTACTACAGCGAGCTGATCGCCCGCTTCGGACACCACCTCGCCCTGGTCTGGAACCTCGGCGAGGAAAACGGTCCCGTGCACTGGTCGCCGCGCGGCCAAAGCGCCGACCAGCAAAAGGCCATGGCCGACTTCATCGACCGCGCCGATCCCTACCAACACCCTATCGTCCTCCACACCCACTCCACCGCCCACGAAAAGTACGAGCTCCTGACGCCCCTGCTCGGCCACCGATCCTACGACGGCATGTCCTTCCAAATCGATCGTCGCGAACAGGCCCATTCCGAGATCATCAAATGGAAAAACCTCGCCGACTCGTCAGACCACCCCTGGCTGATTACCTTCGACGAACAAGGCAAGTGGCACCGCGGAGTATTACCCGATACAGACGACCCCGACCACGATACAATTCGCCGTTACGCCCTCTGGGGTAGCCTCATGGGCGGAGCAGCGGGGATCGAGTGGTACTTCGGGGCTCATTACGCCCATAATGACCTCAGCCTCGAAGATTGGCGCAGCCGCGACCGAATTTGGGACCTAACACGCTTCGCCACCGTATTCTTTCACGAATACCTACCCTTTTCCGAAATGGCGTCGCATGATGAACTTACCCCAAGGACAGACGACTACTGCTTCGCCAAACCGGGCGAGATCTACGCCATCTATTCGCCCGACTCAATCACGACCGAA
- a CDS encoding BNR-4 repeat-containing protein: MAKDTGWCWFQDPRAIILQGKLVIGGVDGQTGDVTLGVFDLATETALGSALLHPALQRDDHNAPALYGRPDGRLLAMWSMHGNEKKHYYRVSEADDFLRWGALREYNHDYADKRGVTYTNLYYLEDQGALYNIFRDGEHFNPCYIRSTDHGETWGELTHFITHDLGSRQRPYARYVQKDASTVAISFTDAHPRQYGNHIYYAAYRDGAFFRADGSEIKRLSQGPLRTGEAERVYEGSGQRREGGHGESAPNSAWTGAMAVDRDGNPHIGYSLYLTNEDHRYRLASWDGAKWVDREIAFAGNCLWDVETSYTGLLAFDPGDPRRVYISTDVDPATGESSGGVHEIYTAWIEAVDDVSTIEWSPITRGSEHRNIRPMVVAGDGYKALVWQNGPWTGFVNYDTDAVGLVLERP, encoded by the coding sequence ATGGCCAAAGACACAGGGTGGTGCTGGTTTCAGGATCCCCGAGCGATCATTCTCCAAGGCAAGCTTGTGATCGGGGGCGTAGATGGACAGACTGGCGACGTGACGCTCGGAGTCTTCGATTTGGCGACAGAGACAGCGCTTGGCTCCGCGCTGCTGCACCCTGCGCTGCAGCGGGACGACCACAACGCGCCAGCCTTGTATGGCCGCCCTGACGGGCGACTTTTGGCTATGTGGTCGATGCACGGCAACGAGAAGAAGCACTATTATCGGGTTTCCGAGGCAGACGACTTTCTTCGCTGGGGAGCCTTGCGGGAGTACAACCACGACTATGCAGACAAGCGGGGCGTCACGTACACCAATCTCTACTACTTGGAAGACCAAGGCGCTTTGTATAATATTTTTCGAGACGGCGAGCACTTCAATCCTTGCTACATACGATCGACCGATCATGGCGAGACTTGGGGTGAGTTGACCCATTTCATCACGCATGATTTGGGGAGTCGCCAGCGCCCTTATGCCCGCTACGTGCAAAAGGACGCGAGTACCGTCGCTATTTCGTTTACCGACGCACATCCGCGACAATACGGAAATCACATCTACTATGCCGCTTATCGCGATGGAGCGTTTTTCCGGGCTGACGGGTCGGAAATCAAGCGTCTCTCCCAGGGGCCCCTGCGCACCGGAGAGGCGGAGCGTGTGTATGAGGGCAGTGGTCAGCGGCGCGAAGGCGGTCATGGCGAGAGCGCTCCCAACAGCGCCTGGACCGGCGCCATGGCGGTTGATAGAGACGGGAATCCACATATCGGATACTCGCTCTATCTCACGAATGAGGATCATCGCTATCGGTTGGCTAGCTGGGACGGGGCAAAATGGGTTGACCGGGAAATCGCCTTTGCCGGCAACTGCTTGTGGGATGTGGAAACAAGCTACACAGGCTTGCTGGCCTTCGATCCTGGGGATCCCCGCCGCGTCTATATTTCAACGGATGTGGATCCGGCGACTGGCGAGAGTTCTGGAGGCGTGCACGAGATTTACACGGCATGGATCGAGGCTGTTGACGACGTATCCACGATCGAATGGTCGCCGATAACGCGAGGTTCCGAGCATCGCAACATTCGGCCGATGGTGGTCGCAGGCGATGGATACAAGGCCTTGGTGTGGCAGAACGGTCCGTGGACCGGGTTCGTGAACTACGACACGGATGCGGTCGGACTGGTGCTGGAGCGGCCCTGA
- a CDS encoding aminoglycoside phosphotransferase family protein, with protein sequence MNTEVGSEIELKKLLLDLGWIGAAEAQLTPLTGGVSSEIYLVRDGERQFVVKRALKKLKVAADWYADTSRNDSEQAYMRYVSRFRPDAMPEIIASDKAAGLFAMEFLDGFENWKASLLSGVADMDLAYRAGKLLGEIHAQSWGDEEAQEAFDTLPNFDQLRVDPYLRATAEKHPHLRAAILEEADRLMRSRNCLVHGDFSPKNILFRSERLVPLDCEVACYADAAFDLSFFLNHFFLKSLYHGREGKRFAKLDDPARRGYREANPAHADEVEAGTARLLPMLMLARVDGKSPVEYLDDDQRDFIRRFVNSERVAGNQNLDTIKNQWLQQLGALKQ encoded by the coding sequence ATGAATACGGAAGTGGGTTCTGAGATAGAGTTAAAGAAACTGTTGTTGGACTTGGGCTGGATTGGAGCGGCCGAAGCGCAGCTGACCCCGCTGACCGGGGGCGTTTCGAGCGAGATCTATCTGGTACGCGATGGCGAACGGCAGTTCGTGGTGAAGCGTGCCTTGAAGAAGCTCAAGGTCGCGGCGGACTGGTACGCGGATACATCGCGAAACGATTCCGAGCAGGCCTACATGCGCTATGTGAGTCGCTTCCGTCCCGATGCGATGCCGGAGATTATAGCTAGCGACAAGGCAGCTGGGCTGTTCGCGATGGAGTTTCTCGACGGCTTCGAGAACTGGAAAGCGTCGCTTCTGTCAGGCGTAGCGGATATGGACCTGGCGTATCGGGCGGGGAAGTTGCTGGGGGAGATCCATGCCCAATCCTGGGGAGACGAAGAAGCTCAGGAGGCCTTCGACACGCTGCCGAACTTCGACCAGCTTCGGGTGGATCCCTACCTGAGGGCTACGGCGGAGAAGCACCCGCACTTGAGAGCTGCGATTCTGGAGGAGGCTGATCGCCTGATGCGGAGCCGGAACTGTCTCGTCCATGGCGACTTCAGCCCGAAAAACATTCTCTTCCGAAGCGAGCGACTGGTGCCGCTGGACTGCGAAGTCGCTTGCTATGCCGACGCGGCCTTCGACCTGAGTTTCTTCCTTAACCACTTTTTCCTGAAAAGCCTCTACCATGGCCGGGAGGGGAAGCGCTTTGCGAAGCTTGACGACCCGGCTCGCCGTGGCTATCGCGAGGCAAACCCTGCCCATGCTGATGAAGTGGAAGCCGGTACAGCACGACTGCTGCCAATGCTGATGCTCGCTCGGGTGGATGGGAAGAGTCCGGTCGAATACCTCGATGATGACCAACGGGATTTCATCCGGCGATTCGTGAACAGCGAACGGGTGGCAGGAAATCAGAATTTGGATACGATCAAGAATCAGTGGCTGCAACAGCTAGGAGCCTTAAAGCAATGA
- a CDS encoding PfkB family carbohydrate kinase, translated as MTQNMLSSLAERTEALGTKVSTATVVMGFDAFVDESLRIVGGRTSPESYQPIPTIGDFGAWASAAAGRSGSREFVCEDVVAGGCSVNCGDGIASMGFQLRSFAGVGSPAHAAFEGFAKKCAAVESLGMEPGRALVTEFDDGKLMFCSFSHFAKFKPDYLRVQMANGCFRSICKQAQGIALTSWSVYPYMTDCWKYLIEEELAGISQRPHLFFDLADPASRSPQDIVAMIEMLGRFEEIGRVSLSLNGNEANRLASALGIPTADESASEQERLCVALRERASISEASIHLVKGASLATTDTVATVEGPVCRKPKKSVGAGDRFNAGYLAGLILDLSPAERLALGAASSGFFVRHARSASWGELTAFIRKWGEGALDKQNPSTELNHEISR; from the coding sequence ATGACCCAGAATATGCTCAGTTCATTGGCGGAGCGTACCGAAGCATTGGGTACGAAGGTATCGACTGCGACGGTCGTGATGGGCTTTGACGCCTTTGTGGACGAATCCCTGCGGATCGTGGGGGGACGGACTTCGCCTGAGTCGTACCAGCCCATACCGACGATTGGGGACTTTGGCGCTTGGGCCTCGGCTGCGGCCGGCCGCAGCGGCTCGCGGGAGTTTGTTTGCGAAGATGTGGTCGCGGGAGGGTGTTCCGTCAATTGTGGCGACGGGATCGCGAGTATGGGATTCCAGCTGCGATCATTCGCGGGCGTTGGCTCGCCGGCACATGCGGCGTTCGAAGGCTTTGCAAAGAAGTGCGCTGCGGTGGAGTCGCTCGGCATGGAGCCAGGGCGAGCCTTGGTGACAGAGTTCGACGATGGAAAGCTAATGTTCTGTTCCTTCAGTCACTTTGCGAAGTTCAAGCCGGATTACCTGCGGGTCCAGATGGCGAATGGTTGTTTCCGGTCGATTTGCAAACAAGCTCAGGGAATCGCACTCACCAGTTGGTCCGTGTATCCTTACATGACGGACTGCTGGAAGTATTTAATCGAAGAGGAGCTCGCCGGCATATCGCAGCGTCCGCACTTGTTTTTCGATCTGGCTGACCCGGCCAGTCGTTCGCCGCAGGATATTGTGGCGATGATTGAGATGCTAGGCCGTTTCGAGGAGATCGGGCGCGTGAGCTTGAGCCTAAATGGCAACGAAGCGAACCGACTGGCGAGCGCATTGGGCATTCCAACCGCTGATGAAAGCGCGTCAGAGCAGGAGCGTCTGTGCGTTGCCTTGCGGGAGCGTGCGAGCATCAGCGAGGCCAGTATTCATCTGGTGAAGGGCGCGTCTTTGGCGACGACGGATACGGTCGCGACCGTTGAGGGCCCGGTCTGTCGCAAACCGAAGAAGAGCGTGGGTGCGGGCGATCGCTTCAATGCGGGATACCTTGCGGGCCTCATTCTCGATCTGAGCCCTGCGGAGCGCTTGGCCCTCGGGGCAGCGTCCTCCGGCTTTTTCGTGCGCCATGCCCGTAGCGCGAGCTGGGGGGAGTTAACTGCATTTATCAGAAAGTGGGGCGAAGGCGCCCTCGACAAACAAAATCCAAGCACCGAATTGAACCATGAAATCTCTCGATAG
- a CDS encoding glycoside hydrolase family 88 protein — MQHAFLLLFVLALAPSRLISAPFSQLDAYAYRTESIETVMKKVARHQLELYGGAVPTKDWLVGTFFSSFVAAYQETGDEWYIDQAREWGECSQWDIRNPVDADDVCPGQTYLDLYFVLGGEEKIESLNSKLSSYLGVKQLEPGAFREWIQEPIDFVGRELWHWCDALYMAPPVYARMGKATGDERYFQDLHRLYWDAVDFLYDPEEQLFFRDAAYFDQSTPNGKKVFWGRGNGWVLGGLARMLEFIPIDDPERERYLRLFVDLAFGVAKHQQPDGLWRSSLNDPAWHPEKETSGSAFYVYAMTKGINEGWLPRAYFEPVVLRGWSGLLGCVSPEGRLGYVQLVAGSPYATRAQDNRDYAAGAFILAGVEMLKLQPSRAMAALTAQRFQPRLVAEDGAWTWFNDERVIFHEDAFYASYRKSDGRTAVTSYGLESKPSCYARYEYELGSWTEKDNYNNASLLALGPDRILAGYTKHGTSSSFNTRLLSLQRWKEATLSGEAKALDIEARHESTYQNLMRLEGEGGRIYNFIQGESLNPYFACSDDNGQTWSEPVMLLKADEDSGQRPYVRYASNGAGRIDFFYTDGHLRRSPRNSIYHLYYEEGRFCTSTGVVLRTLETIRDKPIDLEEGTLVFDCGTPHGRGWVWDLEYDSAGQPWGAFISVPSGQVGTGLRYCDARFALEKGWQVEEIAYAGSNLYPAEEHCTGGITLDPQNENQVVISTNVSPDSGKALPQGIYQLFKGTRDSEGWKWEQLTHDPRCDQLRPVIVRGYPEALFWLAGDYRSYRDFDCSIQATIGY, encoded by the coding sequence ATGCAGCACGCCTTTCTGCTTCTTTTTGTTTTGGCCCTAGCGCCAAGTCGTCTCATTTCCGCTCCCTTCTCTCAGTTGGACGCCTACGCCTACCGAACGGAAAGCATCGAAACGGTCATGAAGAAGGTTGCCCGTCACCAGCTGGAGTTGTATGGCGGGGCGGTGCCGACCAAGGATTGGTTGGTCGGCACGTTCTTCTCGTCATTTGTAGCCGCGTACCAGGAAACGGGCGACGAGTGGTATATCGACCAAGCAAGGGAGTGGGGAGAATGTTCGCAGTGGGATATTCGCAATCCGGTGGATGCGGATGATGTTTGCCCAGGGCAGACATATCTGGATCTGTATTTCGTTCTAGGGGGAGAGGAGAAGATCGAGAGCCTGAATTCCAAACTATCCTCGTATTTGGGGGTGAAGCAGCTCGAACCAGGCGCGTTCAGAGAGTGGATACAGGAGCCGATAGACTTCGTGGGCCGCGAGCTGTGGCATTGGTGCGATGCTCTCTACATGGCGCCTCCGGTGTACGCCCGCATGGGAAAAGCGACTGGCGACGAACGTTATTTCCAGGATCTGCATCGGCTTTACTGGGACGCGGTCGACTTTCTCTACGATCCCGAGGAGCAGCTCTTCTTTCGGGATGCGGCCTATTTCGATCAATCGACGCCCAATGGGAAAAAGGTCTTTTGGGGGCGGGGCAACGGGTGGGTCTTGGGAGGCCTGGCTCGGATGCTGGAGTTTATCCCGATCGACGATCCCGAACGCGAGCGGTACTTGCGACTCTTCGTTGATCTGGCCTTTGGCGTGGCGAAGCATCAGCAGCCTGACGGGTTGTGGCGGTCCAGCTTGAATGATCCGGCATGGCATCCAGAAAAGGAAACAAGCGGGTCCGCGTTCTATGTGTACGCCATGACCAAGGGAATTAACGAGGGATGGCTGCCGCGGGCGTATTTCGAGCCGGTCGTTTTGCGGGGCTGGAGCGGATTGTTGGGCTGTGTATCTCCGGAGGGGCGCTTGGGCTACGTGCAATTGGTCGCTGGATCTCCTTATGCGACGCGGGCGCAAGACAATCGTGACTACGCGGCAGGCGCGTTCATCTTGGCTGGGGTGGAAATGCTCAAGCTGCAACCGTCGCGCGCGATGGCGGCTCTTACGGCACAGCGGTTCCAGCCACGACTGGTTGCGGAAGACGGCGCTTGGACGTGGTTCAACGATGAACGGGTCATCTTTCATGAAGATGCCTTTTATGCCTCCTACAGGAAGAGCGACGGCAGGACCGCGGTGACCTCCTATGGCTTGGAGTCCAAGCCGAGCTGCTATGCCCGCTATGAGTACGAGCTCGGCTCTTGGACGGAGAAGGATAATTACAACAACGCGTCTTTGCTAGCGCTTGGCCCGGATCGTATCCTTGCGGGGTACACCAAGCATGGTACCTCCAGCTCCTTTAACACGAGGCTACTGTCATTGCAGCGGTGGAAAGAGGCAACTTTGTCTGGGGAGGCCAAGGCTCTCGATATCGAGGCTCGTCACGAATCGACCTACCAAAATCTAATGCGACTCGAAGGCGAAGGCGGGAGGATCTACAACTTCATTCAGGGAGAAAGCCTCAATCCCTACTTCGCGTGTTCCGATGACAATGGGCAAACCTGGTCTGAGCCGGTGATGCTGCTCAAAGCCGACGAGGACAGCGGTCAACGTCCTTACGTCAGGTATGCTTCGAATGGCGCCGGTCGTATCGACTTCTTTTATACGGACGGTCATCTGCGACGCAGTCCGAGGAACAGTATCTATCACCTCTACTACGAAGAAGGGCGCTTTTGCACGTCGACAGGCGTTGTTCTACGAACGTTGGAGACGATTCGCGACAAGCCGATTGATTTAGAGGAAGGAACGCTGGTTTTCGATTGCGGCACTCCCCATGGGCGTGGATGGGTATGGGATCTCGAATACGATTCCGCTGGGCAACCCTGGGGCGCGTTCATCAGCGTGCCGAGCGGGCAGGTCGGAACAGGGTTGCGCTATTGCGACGCGCGTTTTGCGTTGGAAAAGGGATGGCAGGTCGAGGAGATCGCCTATGCGGGAAGCAATCTGTATCCGGCGGAAGAACATTGCACAGGAGGCATAACCCTCGATCCTCAGAACGAGAACCAGGTGGTGATTTCGACGAACGTTTCGCCGGACTCCGGCAAGGCGCTGCCCCAGGGAATCTATCAGTTGTTTAAGGGGACGCGTGACTCCGAGGGATGGAAGTGGGAGCAGTTGACCCATGATCCGCGTTGCGACCAATTGAGACCGGTGATCGTTCGCGGTTATCCGGAAGCCCTTTTTTGGTTAGCTGGAGACTATCGATCCTATCGCGACTTCGACTGCTCGATACAAGCGACGATTGGATACTGA